The DNA window AATCGAGACAGTCCCGCTGATTATAAATACTCATACTCCCCGCCGTATCATGCGTATCCAGTAGGCGCAAATCATACCGTCAGCGGGCCATGTAAGCCGATTCTTACATGGCCTGCTGGTTTATTTAGGAAGTCTACCTATGTGTGCAGGGTTATCGCGCAAGGTTGAATATGGCCTCTGTGTCTTTAGCCTCAAGTGAGAGATAACCTCCGATTTTCGGTCCTTTGTTCTCATGAAGCTTTCCGACGAGTTTCTCGATGTCGGGATTTTCTATTCCAAGTTCTTTCATTGAGACAGGAAGTCCGATGGAATGGAAAAATTCGCGCAGGAGTCTGATTCCTTCCATAGCAGCCTTGGAGTCATCGTTTTCCGTCACATCGAACACCCTGCGGGCAAACTGTGCGACTTTAGCCGGACGGCGTTCTCCGACATAGCTCATCCATGCGGGGGTGATTACGGCAAGACCTGCTCCGTGAGTCACGTTGTATAGGGCGCTCAGTTCATGCTCGATGAAGTGTGAGGCCCAGTCCTCACGTCGTCCGCATCCGCAGATTCCGTTGTGGGCGAGTGTACCGCTCCACATTATGTTTGCACGTGCGTCGTAGTTCTCAGGCTCGGCCATTACCTTCGGTGCTTCGGCGATGATTGCTTTAAGCAGCCCTTCGCACAGGCGGTCGGTCACTTCCACTCCTTCCGTAAGGGTGAAGTAACGTTCCATGATGTGTACCATCATGTCGGCTATACCGCTTGCAGTCTGATAGGGTGGGAGAGTGTATGTCAGTTCAGGATTAAGACATGCGAATTTCGGACGTAGCTCGGTGTCGGTGCGCAGAGACAGTTTCCGCAGTCCGTCGAGGCGTGTGATGACCGAGTTGCCGCTACCTTCGCTTCCGGCTGCCGGAATAGTAAGGATGACTCCTAACGGAAGCACCTTCTCCACAGTTGACTTGCCACAATAGAAGTCCCAGAAATCACCTTCATACAGTATGCCTGCCGCAATGGCTTTTGCAGTGTCGATAACAGATCCTCCACCGACAGCGAGGAGCGCGTCAACGCCTGCCTCACGTCCGAGAGCAATGCCGTCAT is part of the Duncaniella dubosii genome and encodes:
- a CDS encoding iron-containing alcohol dehydrogenase, yielding MDNFSFCTPTRYVFGHEAECKAATLCHEAGWKHVMIVYGGQSAIRSGLLDRVRKSLGDTGITVTELGGVKPNPTDDKVYDGIALGREAGVDALLAVGGGSVIDTAKAIAAGILYEGDFWDFYCGKSTVEKVLPLGVILTIPAAGSEGSGNSVITRLDGLRKLSLRTDTELRPKFACLNPELTYTLPPYQTASGIADMMVHIMERYFTLTEGVEVTDRLCEGLLKAIIAEAPKVMAEPENYDARANIMWSGTLAHNGICGCGRREDWASHFIEHELSALYNVTHGAGLAVITPAWMSYVGERRPAKVAQFARRVFDVTENDDSKAAMEGIRLLREFFHSIGLPVSMKELGIENPDIEKLVGKLHENKGPKIGGYLSLEAKDTEAIFNLAR